A single region of the Fenollaria sporofastidiosus genome encodes:
- a CDS encoding MptD family putative ECF transporter S component: MKTQKKSSKNAVTAGVLIALYFVTYAVIGAISMPVPVLFLLMPMLVALLAAPTYHMILAKTKSATAIVIAAILPSILLVATGHIPIAPLVAVPAGIIAMFIAKGGNYTDFKKNTISHMFFSLNLFGGFLPIWVMREAFFESVIKGGLDQSFCNTVRAWTPIWMLPVMIIGTFIFSLIGSYFTKKILNKKLESAGVL, encoded by the coding sequence ATGAAAACACAAAAGAAATCATCAAAAAACGCAGTTACAGCCGGTGTTTTAATTGCACTTTACTTTGTAACATATGCAGTAATTGGGGCAATATCTATGCCAGTCCCTGTTTTATTTTTACTAATGCCTATGCTTGTAGCACTACTTGCTGCACCAACCTATCATATGATTCTTGCAAAAACAAAGTCAGCTACTGCTATTGTAATCGCAGCTATCTTACCAAGTATTTTATTAGTTGCAACTGGGCATATTCCAATTGCACCATTAGTGGCAGTGCCTGCCGGAATAATTGCCATGTTCATAGCAAAAGGTGGGAATTATACAGACTTTAAGAAAAATACAATTAGTCATATGTTTTTTTCTCTAAACTTATTTGGAGGATTCTTACCAATTTGGGTTATGAGAGAAGCATTTTTTGAAAGTGTAATAAAAGGTGGCTTAGATCAAAGCTTTTGTAACACAGTAAGGGCATGGACACCAATATGGATGTTACCAGTTATGATTATAGGAACATTTATATTCTCTTTGATTGGTTCTTATTTTACAAAGAAAATACTAAATAAAAAGTTGGAATCCGCAGGAGTTTTATAA
- a CDS encoding energy-coupling factor transporter transmembrane component T, whose product MENSKFVLGSKYDLRTKLILLIGANILIFLGFDWIYQSLITLFFLVIIISDGYKKSAIRYILFFVISVVLEKSLAYFSMNFLLNLILFILAIGRKFLPCIIVGKWILNSTSVSSAVATLQKLKLSKDSLIMISVIFRCLPTIKDEWSHINMAMKTRGINFNLINLTRRPTLIMEYFFVPLFVSVIELGDELSQSAIIRGLDAPVNKTSRHLIKFRKNDIGVLILMILILSIVIFMKVSGWDL is encoded by the coding sequence ATGGAAAATTCAAAGTTTGTTCTGGGGTCAAAATATGACCTCAGAACAAAACTTATCTTGCTTATAGGTGCAAATATTTTAATTTTTTTAGGGTTTGATTGGATCTATCAAAGCCTTATTACATTATTTTTCCTTGTCATTATTATTAGCGATGGTTATAAAAAATCCGCTATAAGGTATATTTTATTTTTTGTAATAAGTGTAGTATTGGAAAAATCTTTAGCCTATTTTAGTATGAATTTTCTTTTGAATTTAATTTTATTTATCTTGGCAATTGGAAGAAAATTTCTGCCATGTATTATCGTGGGTAAATGGATTTTAAATTCAACATCTGTTTCCAGTGCAGTGGCAACTTTACAAAAATTAAAACTTTCAAAAGACTCGCTCATAATGATTTCTGTAATATTTAGATGTTTGCCTACTATTAAAGACGAATGGAGTCATATAAATATGGCGATGAAAACTCGAGGAATTAATTTTAACTTAATCAATTTAACAAGAAGACCAACATTAATTATGGAATATTTTTTTGTGCCATTGTTCGTAAGTGTGATAGAACTTGGGGATGAGCTCTCTCAATCAGCCATTATAAGGGGACTCGATGCTCCTGTTAACAAAACAAGTAGACACCTAATTAAGTTTAGAAAAAATGATATTGGTGTTCTAATTCTTATGATTTTAATTTTATCAATAGTAATATTTATGAAAGTATCAGGGTGGGACTTATGA
- a CDS encoding type II toxin-antitoxin system YafQ family toxin: MKYKIKFTSKFKKDIKLFKGQERRLDKVFEVIDKLAKGERLEAKYKDHPLLGDYIGTRECHIEADLLLIYQKKKDVLVLNILRLGSHSKLFV, from the coding sequence ATGAAGTACAAAATAAAGTTTACTTCGAAATTCAAAAAAGATATTAAACTTTTTAAAGGACAAGAAAGAAGGCTTGATAAAGTTTTTGAAGTCATCGATAAGCTAGCTAAGGGAGAAAGATTAGAAGCAAAATATAAAGATCATCCTTTGTTGGGTGACTATATTGGTACAAGAGAGTGTCATATAGAAGCTGATTTACTGCTGATATATCAAAAGAAGAAAGATGTATTAGTACTGAACATTTTACGTTTAGGTTCACATTCAAAATTATTTGTATAA
- a CDS encoding type II toxin-antitoxin system RelB/DinJ family antitoxin yields the protein MSNTNLNVRLDKDIKKAAEDIYAELGLNMSTAINMFLRASIRKGGIPFDVRLDVPNKETLEAIEEGERIAYDSSVPSYDNTEDLRRALEV from the coding sequence ATGAGTAACACTAACTTAAATGTAAGACTTGATAAAGACATAAAAAAGGCAGCTGAAGATATATATGCCGAACTTGGTTTAAATATGTCGACAGCCATAAATATGTTTTTAAGAGCTAGCATTAGAAAGGGCGGCATACCCTTTGACGTAAGATTAGACGTGCCAAATAAAGAGACACTAGAGGCAATTGAAGAAGGCGAAAGGATAGCTTATGACAGTTCGGTGCCTTCTTATGATAATACTGAAGACCTTAGAAGAGCTTTAGAAGTATGA
- a CDS encoding C69 family dipeptidase: MACTTILVGKNASYDGSTIVARNEDSPSGIFCAKRFAVMKAKDQPRKYKAVISKVEIDLPDDPMDYTYSPSSDTSEGIWGAYGVNAANVTMNATETLTTNELVMGADPLVEYHKDKDGTEHFGGIGEEDLVTITLPYIKSAKDGVRRLGALLEKYGTYEMNGIAFQDENEIWWLETIGGHNWMAKRVPDNAYVIMPNQLGIDEFDFDDAYGAEENYMCSKSLKDLVKKAHLDKRMSEEEVFNPRDAFGSHDDSDHTYNTPRAWVLLRYFNPKTYFWDGMDADLRPTDDDLPWAMVPEKKITIEEVKWALSNHYQGTPYDCYAKHKDEMKSGIFRPIGINRNNVLGLTQVRGYMPDDLKALHWLALGSNVFNAIVPFYTKVSKTPDYVGKAVTKPSTDNFYWINRIIGALADAHFAENASNVERYQIKINNKMNELINKFDEEYANAKDKEAFFEKANQEISDFVEKETLDYLDKVLFTSSCLMKNGFSRSDA; this comes from the coding sequence ATGGCATGTACAACAATCCTAGTCGGTAAAAATGCGAGCTACGACGGCTCAACTATAGTCGCAAGAAATGAGGACTCACCATCTGGCATCTTCTGCGCAAAGAGATTTGCAGTGATGAAGGCAAAGGATCAACCTCGCAAATACAAAGCAGTGATTTCAAAGGTTGAGATCGATTTACCAGATGACCCTATGGACTACACTTACTCTCCAAGCTCTGACACAAGTGAGGGCATTTGGGGTGCTTATGGTGTAAACGCAGCAAACGTTACTATGAACGCGACTGAAACTCTTACAACAAACGAGCTTGTTATGGGAGCTGACCCATTGGTAGAGTATCACAAGGACAAAGACGGTACTGAACACTTCGGTGGTATCGGTGAAGAAGACCTTGTTACTATTACACTTCCATACATCAAAAGTGCTAAGGACGGTGTAAGAAGACTTGGAGCTCTTCTTGAAAAGTACGGTACTTACGAAATGAACGGTATCGCTTTCCAAGACGAAAACGAAATTTGGTGGCTTGAAACTATTGGCGGACACAACTGGATGGCAAAGAGAGTGCCTGACAACGCTTACGTTATCATGCCAAACCAACTAGGCATAGACGAGTTCGACTTTGACGACGCTTATGGCGCAGAAGAAAACTACATGTGCTCAAAATCATTGAAAGACTTAGTTAAAAAAGCACATCTAGATAAGAGAATGAGTGAAGAAGAGGTATTTAACCCAAGAGATGCCTTCGGTTCACACGACGACTCAGACCACACATACAACACACCAAGAGCTTGGGTTCTACTTCGTTACTTCAATCCAAAGACATACTTCTGGGATGGAATGGACGCAGACCTAAGACCAACAGATGACGATCTACCATGGGCAATGGTACCTGAAAAGAAGATTACCATAGAAGAAGTTAAATGGGCACTTTCAAACCATTATCAAGGTACACCATACGACTGCTACGCAAAGCACAAAGACGAAATGAAATCAGGTATCTTTAGACCTATAGGTATAAACAGAAACAACGTTTTAGGCTTAACACAAGTTAGAGGCTACATGCCAGACGACTTGAAAGCACTTCACTGGCTAGCACTTGGCTCTAACGTATTCAACGCGATAGTTCCATTCTACACAAAGGTTTCTAAGACTCCAGACTATGTTGGCAAGGCAGTTACAAAGCCATCGACAGACAACTTCTACTGGATCAACAGAATCATAGGTGCCCTTGCAGACGCACACTTTGCAGAAAACGCATCCAATGTTGAACGCTACCAAATCAAGATCAATAATAAGATGAACGAACTAATCAACAAGTTCGACGAAGAATACGCAAACGCAAAGGATAAAGAAGCCTTCTTCGAAAAAGCAAACCAAGAAATATCCGACTTCGTAGAAAAAGAAACATTGGATTACTTGGATAAGGTATTGTTTACTTCTTCGTGCTTGATGAAGAATGGTTTCTCGCGTAGCGACGCATAA
- a CDS encoding metal ABC transporter permease, whose product MDLVNKFIFYLGYPFVRYALVCASLIALASAFLGVILVLKRYSYIANSLSNVAFASLSIATAIGFTQKLALALPLTIFFALILLQGNNSKKIISDAAIAMVSVSALATGYLVMNVFRVGPNVSVDVCTTLFGSTSILTLTKFDVITSIALSILVILFFIYYYKEIYITVFDEDLASASGIKVERLNTVLSMVVAVVITLAIRLVGSLLVAALIVFPAVSAMKVFHSFRKIAIGSAVISLISALGGAVFAILASTPVGSTIVVMNLVIFLIMSVIGGMKRG is encoded by the coding sequence ATGGACTTAGTGAATAAATTCATCTTCTACCTAGGCTACCCCTTCGTGCGCTACGCACTAGTATGCGCCTCACTCATAGCACTTGCATCAGCCTTCTTAGGCGTGATACTCGTTTTGAAGCGCTACTCTTACATCGCAAACTCACTTTCAAACGTAGCCTTCGCATCCCTATCGATAGCGACAGCCATCGGCTTCACACAAAAGCTTGCTTTAGCACTACCACTAACCATATTCTTCGCACTAATACTACTTCAAGGCAACAATTCCAAGAAAATTATCTCTGACGCAGCCATCGCCATGGTCTCAGTATCGGCACTGGCAACAGGCTACCTTGTTATGAACGTCTTTAGAGTCGGCCCCAACGTCTCAGTCGACGTGTGCACAACACTTTTTGGCTCAACATCCATACTAACACTTACAAAGTTTGACGTCATCACATCCATCGCCTTGTCAATACTCGTGATACTTTTCTTCATCTACTACTACAAAGAAATCTACATCACAGTCTTCGACGAGGACCTTGCGAGTGCGTCAGGCATCAAAGTTGAAAGGCTAAACACAGTCTTGTCTATGGTAGTCGCAGTTGTGATCACACTTGCAATCAGACTTGTGGGTTCGCTTTTAGTCGCAGCACTCATAGTCTTTCCAGCAGTTTCGGCGATGAAAGTCTTTCACTCATTTAGAAAGATCGCCATCGGATCGGCAGTTATATCGCTCATCTCGGCACTAGGCGGCGCAGTCTTTGCGATACTTGCCTCGACACCAGTCGGCTCGACCATAGTCGTGATGAATCTCGTAATATTTTTAATCATGTCAGTAATTGGAGGTATGAAACGTGGATAA
- a CDS encoding metal ABC transporter substrate-binding protein encodes MSKKINIFLACLLALVLLSACNSNKAPEKTEAPQAESIPASEADSIQKDGAIKVVTNIFPAYDWVKNIAEGTDVEVVNLTDKGVSLHNYEPSASDIEEIANSNLFLYVGGESDEWAPDAAKQAKNAKVLNMLEILGDSVKEEEVKEGMEHDHDHEHEDADHDHDHDHDHDHEHEDADHDHDHDHDHDHEHEEVEYDEHVWLSLKNAKTISRAIADALAEIDPKNADKFDKNYEVYAAKLDALEADFEEARKTAKVDTILVADRFPFRYLVNDLDLDYYAAFVGCSAESEASFETISFLAQKLDELGLKHIIKLMGSDGKIADTVKNSSKAKDQDILEMTSMENVGSKDGKSYLEYMQMNLDALKKALN; translated from the coding sequence ATGAGTAAAAAAATAAATATCTTTTTAGCGTGCTTACTAGCTTTAGTTTTGCTATCAGCTTGTAATTCAAACAAGGCACCCGAAAAGACAGAGGCACCTCAAGCTGAGTCAATCCCAGCAAGTGAAGCAGACAGTATACAAAAGGACGGCGCTATCAAGGTCGTTACAAACATCTTCCCAGCATATGATTGGGTAAAGAACATCGCAGAAGGTACTGACGTAGAGGTAGTAAACCTTACTGACAAGGGTGTGAGCCTTCACAACTACGAACCATCAGCTTCTGACATCGAAGAGATTGCTAATTCAAACCTTTTCTTATATGTTGGCGGCGAATCTGATGAGTGGGCTCCAGATGCAGCTAAACAAGCAAAAAATGCAAAAGTTCTTAACATGCTTGAAATCTTAGGAGACAGTGTTAAGGAAGAGGAAGTTAAAGAAGGTATGGAACACGACCACGACCATGAACATGAAGATGCTGATCACGATCACGACCACGACCATGACCACGATCATGAACATGAAGATGCTGATCACGACCACGACCACGACCATGACCACGATCATGAACATGAAGAAGTAGAATATGATGAACACGTATGGCTATCATTAAAGAATGCAAAGACTATATCTAGAGCGATAGCTGATGCACTAGCTGAAATTGATCCAAAGAACGCAGACAAGTTTGATAAAAACTACGAAGTATACGCAGCAAAGCTTGATGCACTTGAAGCAGATTTTGAAGAAGCAAGAAAGACTGCAAAGGTTGACACTATCTTAGTTGCGGATCGCTTCCCGTTCCGCTACTTAGTAAATGACCTTGACCTTGACTACTACGCTGCCTTCGTTGGCTGCTCAGCAGAATCAGAAGCAAGCTTTGAAACTATCAGCTTCTTAGCACAAAAACTTGACGAGCTTGGCTTAAAGCACATCATCAAGCTAATGGGCTCAGACGGCAAGATAGCTGACACTGTAAAGAACTCTTCAAAGGCTAAAGATCAAGACATACTTGAGATGACATCTATGGAAAATGTAGGCTCAAAGGACGGCAAGAGCTACCTTGAATACATGCAAATGAACTTAGATGCTTTGAAGAAGGCACTAAATTAA
- a CDS encoding metal ABC transporter ATP-binding protein produces MKLTLKNLGFGYNGQVLSDFINLEVDDKDYIVIMGDNGSGKSTLVKTILGLNKKISGDIILEGITKDEIAYLPQLISIAEDFPTTIFELVLSGFKIKKRFFYTKEEKKRALDSLEKFGILDLKDRRFSSLSGGQRQRVLLARSFVEDKKLLILDEPLAGLDPDAQESLYTMLNELNKSAAIIMVSHDIGRARGFAKKVIKLENHHIKVEKGDATHGLSE; encoded by the coding sequence ATGAAATTAACACTTAAGAACTTAGGATTTGGCTACAATGGTCAAGTCCTAAGTGACTTTATAAACCTAGAAGTAGATGACAAGGACTACATCGTCATCATGGGCGACAACGGTTCAGGTAAGTCCACACTTGTGAAGACCATCTTGGGTTTAAACAAGAAGATCTCAGGAGATATAATACTGGAAGGCATCACAAAGGACGAGATTGCCTACCTACCGCAGCTTATCTCCATAGCAGAGGACTTTCCAACTACAATCTTCGAGCTAGTCTTATCAGGCTTTAAGATTAAGAAGAGGTTCTTCTACACTAAAGAAGAAAAGAAGAGAGCCCTTGACTCTTTAGAGAAGTTCGGCATCTTAGATTTAAAAGACAGGCGCTTTTCATCACTATCAGGTGGACAAAGGCAGAGAGTTTTGCTTGCAAGAAGCTTCGTAGAAGACAAGAAGCTCCTTATACTAGATGAGCCGCTTGCAGGTCTAGATCCAGATGCGCAAGAGAGCTTGTACACAATGCTTAATGAGCTTAACAAGAGCGCAGCCATCATCATGGTGTCGCACGACATAGGCAGAGCAAGAGGCTTTGCCAAGAAGGTCATCAAGCTTGAAAACCATCATATAAAAGTGGAGAAAGGAGATGCTACACATGGACTTAGTGAATAA
- a CDS encoding ABC transporter ATP-binding protein: MKKKKSIKDIISYSEIKKGQLVGGILFVSLGMLLSICPILVIYKVIKSLFLYGKLEQSTMQFCIYGLAAVVLAYCLTYIGSILCHKFSYVLIANLKKKILFHIGNLPLGFFTGDNKSKIRQVLGSDMNQIEGYFSHQLPNLISTLVLILAMIIVMLKINLILGLTTLLIIFVGLGIQIAIMAKIIKSGGLEKNFAILDQINSATTEYVKGMPEVKIFGTGIKSFKTFSKSVGEYRDFTSSMTSMIRPGFVSFRMFILSVATFIVPVGILLMSRNNNLDFTTVFIFYLILAPAISVPALKLRDFAEGMNLLNEVVLRIYEIIDQKELTIENSKEEIKGHDLEFNNVSFSYGNEEVLKNISFCAKQGEVTALVGYSGAGKSTIGTLIPRFYDPSEGSIKIGGVNIKNIPMNALMERIAFVFQDSDLITDTVFNNVAMAKTGSTKEDVIKACKKARCHDFIEKLPDGYDTVLGKGTYLSGGEKQRIAVARAILKDAPILVLDEATSFADSENEYLMQEALSELVKDKTVIMIAHRLNTIEYANQILVISDGKIAERGKHEDLILADGIYKRLFDIYKKTNIWQMDIEGSENE, encoded by the coding sequence ATGAAAAAGAAGAAATCAATCAAAGATATTATTTCCTACAGTGAAATAAAAAAAGGACAACTTGTAGGAGGAATATTATTTGTTAGTCTTGGGATGCTATTAAGTATTTGTCCAATTTTGGTGATATACAAAGTCATAAAATCTCTATTTTTATATGGGAAATTAGAACAAAGTACAATGCAGTTTTGTATCTATGGACTTGCAGCAGTGGTATTGGCATATTGCTTGACTTACATAGGTAGTATTTTATGTCATAAGTTTTCATATGTTTTAATAGCTAACTTAAAAAAGAAGATATTATTTCATATTGGGAATCTTCCTTTAGGATTTTTTACCGGAGACAACAAGTCAAAAATAAGGCAAGTATTGGGATCGGATATGAATCAAATTGAGGGATATTTTTCTCATCAATTACCAAATTTAATTTCAACTTTAGTACTAATTTTAGCAATGATAATTGTTATGTTGAAGATAAATTTAATATTAGGTCTTACGACTTTGTTAATTATATTTGTTGGTTTAGGAATTCAGATTGCAATCATGGCAAAGATTATAAAGTCGGGTGGACTTGAGAAGAACTTTGCGATTTTAGATCAAATTAATTCAGCAACTACTGAATACGTTAAAGGTATGCCGGAAGTGAAAATATTTGGAACGGGAATAAAATCATTTAAAACTTTTTCAAAGTCAGTAGGAGAATATAGAGACTTTACAAGTTCGATGACATCAATGATAAGACCGGGATTTGTTTCATTTAGAATGTTTATTTTATCTGTTGCTACATTCATAGTTCCAGTAGGAATACTTTTAATGTCACGAAATAATAACTTGGATTTCACTACAGTCTTTATTTTCTATTTGATTCTTGCACCTGCCATTAGCGTACCTGCATTAAAACTTAGAGATTTTGCAGAAGGAATGAATTTACTAAATGAAGTTGTTTTGAGAATCTACGAAATTATAGATCAAAAAGAATTGACAATTGAAAATAGCAAGGAAGAGATAAAAGGTCATGATCTTGAATTTAATAATGTAAGCTTTTCTTATGGAAATGAAGAGGTTTTAAAGAATATAAGCTTCTGTGCTAAACAAGGAGAAGTTACAGCATTGGTTGGCTATTCGGGAGCAGGCAAATCTACCATTGGAACGCTAATACCCAGATTTTACGATCCTTCAGAAGGCTCTATTAAAATTGGTGGAGTTAATATAAAAAATATTCCGATGAACGCCTTAATGGAGAGGATAGCATTCGTTTTTCAAGACAGTGATCTTATCACAGATACAGTCTTCAATAATGTTGCTATGGCAAAGACAGGTTCTACAAAAGAGGATGTCATAAAAGCATGTAAAAAAGCAAGATGTCATGATTTCATTGAAAAACTTCCTGATGGGTATGATACTGTTTTGGGTAAAGGAACTTATTTATCTGGCGGAGAGAAACAACGTATTGCAGTAGCAAGAGCAATTTTAAAGGATGCACCTATATTAGTATTAGACGAGGCAACAAGTTTTGCTGATTCTGAAAATGAATATCTTATGCAGGAAGCTTTGTCTGAATTGGTTAAAGATAAGACAGTCATCATGATTGCTCACAGGTTAAATACCATAGAATATGCAAATCAAATTTTAGTAATATCTGATGGAAAAATTGCAGAAAGAGGTAAGCATGAAGATTTAATCCTTGCAGATGGAATATATAAGCGACTCTTTGATATTTATAAGAAGACAAATATTTGGCAAATGGATATAGAAGGGAGTGAGAATGAATGA
- a CDS encoding ABC transporter ATP-binding protein has translation MIRNITLGKMNNIRKSIILNVLASISNLIPFIALAKVVETLFLNRGADNIDTRLLWKYFGIMAVFFLITFLLENLATKYTYELGYKTSADGRIELADHIRKLPIGYISGKSSAEILDTLMNDFFKVETAVTHQLPQFFSGICVAVLCSILFLMINVKMGIATLIGLPISVLLLTLMQNFQKQIYLKTKKMRIKEEEDINEYLDAIKTLKAYNSLDDTLTKLEEDIDNSRNANIKSEKGVGSLTTIASMILRIGLPLMSLAGSYLFINGSLEIDTFLMFLFVGTRIFDPLELALVNYTGLQMASVSGERIINLLNAKPMSGNSDVNESNKIEICDVSFSYKESKVIDNVSLDINENELTAFVGYSGSGKSTLIKLISRFYDPNEGTIKIGGVDLLTADPDKLMDKFSVVFQDVYLFKDTIYNNIKFGNEDASKDEIMNAAKMAGAYDFIVKKDDGFGTMIGQGGATLSGGEKQRISIARAILKNAPIILLDEATSSLDPENELIIQEAISNLIKNKTVVVVAHKLRSVMGADKIVVLNKGNVEEVGKHEELIKNEGLYKDLWNYQEKSKEWKIVQ, from the coding sequence ATGATAAGAAATATTACATTAGGAAAGATGAATAATATAAGAAAATCAATTATTTTAAATGTTTTGGCATCTATTTCCAACCTTATACCATTTATTGCTTTGGCGAAAGTTGTAGAAACACTATTTTTAAATAGAGGAGCAGATAATATAGATACGAGACTTTTATGGAAGTATTTTGGGATAATGGCAGTATTTTTCTTAATAACATTCTTATTGGAAAATTTAGCCACAAAATATACCTATGAACTTGGATACAAGACAAGTGCAGATGGAAGAATAGAGCTTGCAGACCACATAAGAAAACTGCCAATAGGTTATATTTCAGGGAAAAGTTCAGCAGAGATCTTAGATACATTAATGAATGATTTTTTCAAAGTTGAAACGGCAGTAACTCATCAATTACCTCAATTTTTCAGTGGTATATGTGTAGCGGTTCTTTGCTCAATATTATTTTTGATGATTAATGTAAAAATGGGAATAGCAACTCTTATAGGACTACCTATTTCTGTTCTACTTCTCACGCTCATGCAAAACTTTCAGAAACAAATTTATTTAAAAACAAAGAAAATGAGGATAAAAGAGGAAGAAGATATAAACGAATATTTGGATGCTATTAAGACTCTAAAAGCTTATAACAGCTTAGATGATACATTAACAAAGCTTGAAGAAGATATAGATAACTCAAGAAATGCAAATATTAAGAGTGAGAAAGGAGTTGGTTCATTAACTACTATAGCAAGTATGATTTTAAGAATAGGACTTCCTTTGATGAGTTTAGCGGGTTCCTATTTGTTTATAAATGGATCTTTGGAAATTGATACATTTTTAATGTTCTTATTTGTAGGCACAAGGATTTTTGATCCATTAGAGCTTGCACTTGTAAATTATACAGGTTTACAAATGGCATCAGTTTCAGGAGAGAGAATCATTAACTTACTTAACGCTAAACCTATGTCAGGAAATTCCGATGTAAACGAAAGCAACAAAATTGAAATCTGTGATGTTTCATTTTCTTATAAGGAATCTAAGGTTATCGATAATGTTTCATTAGACATTAATGAAAATGAATTAACCGCCTTTGTTGGTTACTCTGGCTCTGGAAAATCTACACTAATTAAATTAATTTCCAGATTTTATGATCCTAATGAAGGGACAATTAAAATTGGTGGAGTAGATTTGCTAACAGCCGACCCTGATAAATTAATGGATAAATTTTCTGTTGTTTTTCAAGATGTATATCTTTTTAAAGACACAATTTATAACAATATAAAATTTGGAAATGAAGATGCAAGTAAAGATGAAATCATGAATGCTGCAAAAATGGCAGGAGCTTATGACTTTATAGTCAAAAAAGATGATGGATTTGGCACTATGATTGGACAAGGAGGAGCGACTCTGTCTGGAGGCGAGAAACAAAGAATATCAATAGCGAGAGCAATATTAAAAAATGCACCAATAATACTACTTGATGAAGCAACATCTTCACTTGATCCTGAAAATGAACTTATTATACAAGAAGCCATATCAAATTTAATTAAAAATAAAACAGTTGTGGTTGTAGCTCATAAACTAAGGAGCGTAATGGGAGCTGATAAAATTGTTGTTTTAAACAAAGGAAATGTAGAGGAAGTTGGGAAGCATGAAGAACTTATTAAAAATGAAGGACTATATAAAGACTTATGGAATTATCAAGAAAAGTCTAAAGAATGGAAGATTGTACAGTAA
- a CDS encoding TetR/AcrR family transcriptional regulator encodes MSNRITKNPDERRKELITIASKLFEKYGYEKVSVRDILAEVNGAPGMFYYYFKSKEDIFLACMETYFEEKLKNKLDILQNKEMDYEERIKILRELIVKDISQFTTRYNFSKENSITDNSYRLWELIHYIGKFIDVYSEFIIEGIENKKIENNMGINRENVRSFAAFILYGAVGTIYNDYIINGENKTNSSEAFGIISELFQRSH; translated from the coding sequence TTGTCAAATAGAATTACAAAGAATCCTGATGAAAGAAGAAAAGAGCTTATAACTATTGCTTCTAAGCTTTTTGAAAAGTATGGGTATGAGAAAGTTTCTGTTAGAGATATTCTCGCAGAAGTTAATGGAGCGCCAGGAATGTTTTATTACTATTTTAAATCGAAAGAAGATATTTTCTTGGCTTGTATGGAAACGTATTTTGAAGAAAAACTAAAAAATAAGTTGGATATACTTCAAAATAAGGAAATGGATTACGAAGAAAGAATAAAAATTTTAAGAGAACTCATAGTAAAAGATATCAGTCAATTTACAACAAGATATAATTTTTCAAAAGAGAATTCAATTACTGATAACTCTTACAGGCTATGGGAATTGATTCATTACATTGGAAAATTTATAGATGTCTATTCAGAGTTTATAATTGAAGGAATTGAAAATAAAAAAATAGAAAATAATATGGGAATAAATAGAGAAAATGTGAGAAGTTTTGCAGCTTTTATTTTATACGGAGCTGTTGGAACAATATATAACGACTATATTATTAATGGAGAAAACAAAACAAATTCAAGTGAAGCCTTTGGAATAATAAGCGAACTATTTCAAAGATCTCATTAG